The following proteins come from a genomic window of Nostoc sp. ATCC 53789:
- a CDS encoding phycobilisome rod-core linker polypeptide, producing the protein MAFGQSSHLGVSLFEDTHSIGGVPGYSPEELEVIIRLIYRQVLGNTYVMESERLTLPESQFKRSEINVREFIRLVAKSELYSSRFFSNCPRYRAIELSFRHLLGRAPLN; encoded by the coding sequence ATGGCTTTTGGGCAAAGTTCACATTTAGGTGTGAGTCTGTTTGAAGACACTCACTCAATCGGAGGAGTACCTGGTTATTCACCAGAAGAACTTGAGGTTATTATCAGGCTTATATATAGACAGGTTTTAGGAAATACGTATGTGATGGAAAGCGAACGGCTTACTTTGCCTGAGTCGCAGTTTAAGCGGAGCGAAATCAACGTCCGCGAATTTATCCGTCTGGTAGCAAAGTCAGAGTTATATAGTTCCCGGTTTTTCAGCAATTGTCCTCGTTATCGGGCAATTGAGTTGAGCTTTAGGCATTTGCTTGGTCGCGCTCCACTTAACTGA